A genomic segment from Nicotiana tabacum cultivar K326 chromosome 7, ASM71507v2, whole genome shotgun sequence encodes:
- the LOC142162393 gene encoding F-box protein At3g08750-like: MAILLALTVKPLLRFKSVCRSWHALILSLPFINMHHDRAKRNNLICFYKQHVYNSVSVCEDETITDLLLPPPTLPKRCRQIVVAAACRGMVCFSSASCSNSAVVWNIATREYRIFNGIGRGDIDGRSYYSIATGFTFLPIINDYKLVRVIIYANQTAYIKITRWNGDNSSIPAKEMVTDFPYSIVQHGHCLNANDAIHWIRHDKVGPVLSIVIAFDMVEEKFRQKATPFNQEKPIRHYHRKLALLKESTLAIFGSSVSSTGYLSFHIWALKNYRGVSESWAKQFTFEATSLLCYDLQPWGYCKLC, translated from the coding sequence ATGGCTATTCTCTTAGCATTAACTGTGAAGCCACTTTTGCGTTTTAAAAGCGTCTGTCGATCCTGGCATGCCTTAATCCTCTCCCTTCCCTTCATCAACATGCATCACGATCGAGCCAAGCGCAACAACTTGATATGTTTCTACAAACAACATGTATATAACAGCGTCTCAGTGTGTGAAGATGAAACTATTACCGATTTACTTTTACCTCCTCCTACTCTTCCTAAAAGATGTAGACAGATTGTTGTGGCAGCCGCTTGTCGAGGCATGGTATGTTTTTCATCTGCATCGTGCTCTAACTCAGCAGTGGTGTGGAACATTGCTACAAGAGAGTACAGGATTTTCAATGGTATCGGACGAGGAGATATAGATGGACGCTCTTATTACAGTATAGCTACAGGTTTCACCTTTCTTCCTATCATCAACGATTACAAGTTGGTTAGGGTCATAATCTATGCTAATCAAACTGCATATATTAAAATCACTAGGTGGAATGGTGATAATAGTAGTATCCCCGCAAAGGAAATGGTGACGGATTTTCCGTATAGTATAGTCCAACATGGGCATTGTTTGAATGCAAATGACGCTATTCATTGGATAAGACATGATAAAGTTGGACCGGTTTTGAGTATTGTAATTGCGTTTGATATGGTTGAGGAAAAATTTAGACAGAAAGCAACACCATTTAATCAAGAAAAACCAATTAGACATTACCATCGAAAGCTTGCACTACTCAAGGAAAGTACACTAGCCATTTTTGGTTCTTCAGTCTCTTCCACAGGTTATCTGTCATTTCACATTTGGGCTCTCAAAAACTATCGAGGTGTTTCAGAATCTTGGGCTAAGCAATTCACATTTGAAGCCACCTCTCTACTATGTTATGACCTGCAGCCATGGGGTTATTGTAAGCTATGTTAA